In one window of Helianthus annuus cultivar XRQ/B chromosome 17, HanXRQr2.0-SUNRISE, whole genome shotgun sequence DNA:
- the LOC110926518 gene encoding probable 2,3-bisphosphoglycerate-independent phosphoglycerate mutase — translation MVNSETPRKRVAFVLIDGLGDVSIPRFGYKTPLEAAKVPNLDAIASAGVNGLMDPVEVGLGCGSDTAHLSLLGYDPRVYYRGRGAFESMGAGLAMAPGDIAFKSNFATFDEKTGVVTSRRADRHFEEEGPILCAALDKMKLPSYPEYEVRVRYATEHRCGVVVKGPKLSGNISGTDPLKDNRLLLEAKPLDNTEEAKHTANVVNELSKEISKILVAHPLNKKRATEGKNIANIVLLRGCGIRIEVPAFEKNHGLRPCMVAPTKIIAGLGLSLGIDILEALGATGDYRTLLTSKATAIANALSAPVRTCPNIFVPGEDEHKPGVSDGYDFGFLHIKAIDDAGHDKATVFKVKGLEAVDKAIGQLARLLWEAESAGPFQFFLCVTGDHSTPVEYGDHSFEPVPFTLCRLKDYVGAVGGESVVLQTSLDTFPLPTVEAGDDLSDYVAAEEEISQAGRAFSGDSVWRLDEIAAARGSLGRFPGSEMMGIIKKFIQLEL, via the exons ATGGTTAATTCAGAGACACCGCGTAAACGAGTTGCATTCGTGTTAATCGATGGGTTGGGGGatgtttctattccaagatttgGATACAAAACTCCTTTAGAAGCTGCCAAAGTGCCGAATTTAGACGCGATTGCTTCTGCCGGAGTTAACGGTCTTATGGACCCGGTTGAAGTAGGGTTGGGCTGCGGTAGTGACACTGCGCATCTGTCTCTGTTGGGTTATGACCCGCGGGTTTATTACCGTGGTAGAGGCGCGTTTGAATCGATGGGTGCTGGATTGGCCATGGCTCCAGGGGATATCGCTTTTAAA TCAAACTTTGCAACTTTCGATGAGAAAACCGGAGTGGTTACCAGCAGACGGGCCGATAGACACTTTGAAGAAGAAGGGCCCATCTTGTGTGCAGCACTTGATAAAATGAAGCTGCCATCGTATCCCGAGTATGAAGTCAGAGTCAG GTATGCAACTGAACACAGATGCGGAGTTGTCGTAAAAGGACCTAAACTAAGCGGAAACATATCGGGAACCGACCCGCTAAAGGATAATCGTTTGCTTCTAGAAGCAAAGCCTCTCGACAATACAGAAGAAGCCAAACACACTGCAAACGTCGTCAACGAATTATCCAAAGAGATTTCTAAAATTTTGGTCGCTCATCCTCTCAACAAAAAACGTGCCACCGAAGGCAAAAACATCGCCAATATCGTCCTTTTACGAGGCTGCGGTATTAGAATCGAG GTTCCGGCGTTTGAGAAGAACCATGGGCTACGACCCTGCATGGTGGCCCCCACAAAGATCATAGCTGGCCTCGGTTTGTCTCTCGGGATTGATATTCTAGAAGCTCTCGGAGCCACCGGAGATTATCGAACGTTATTGACATCTAAAGCGACTGCAATCGCAAACGCGTTATCAGCTCCCGTGCGGACTTGCCCTAACATTTTTGTACCCGGAGAAGACGAGCACAAACCCGGTGTTTCCGATGGCTATGATTTTGGTTTTCTCCATATAAAGGCAATAGACGATGCGGGTCATGATAAAGCAACTGTTTTTAAAGTCAAAGGGTTGGAAGCGGTTGACAAAGCTATCGGgcagcttgcgagacttctttgGGAGGCAGAGTCAGCCGGTCCATTCCAGTTTTTTCTATGTGTCACCGGGGACCACTCTACGCCGGTTGAATACGGGGACCATAGCTTTGAGCCTGTCCCGTTTACGTTATGTCGGTTGAAAGACTATGTGGGTGCAGTTGGTGGTGAATCAGTAGTCTTACAAACTTCTCTTGATACGTTTCCTCTGCCAACTGTTGAAGCTGGTGACGACTTGTCGGATTATGTGGCGGCGGAAGAGGAAATAAGTCAAGCGGGTCGAGCGTTTTCGGGTGATTCGGTTTGGAGGTTGGATGAAATAGCTGCGGCACGAGGTTCTCTTGGGCGGTTTCCCGGGAGTGAGATGATGGGAATTATAAAGAAGTTTATTCAACTTGAATTATGA